The following coding sequences lie in one Spinacia oleracea cultivar Varoflay chromosome 1, BTI_SOV_V1, whole genome shotgun sequence genomic window:
- the LOC110786742 gene encoding uncharacterized protein: MGFRTLPLSSSQNGIFQQSIIAPKTMLRQSYRQSNTVRVVSAKKEDDEEQPKKTKQSFFTSVTDALDFAQARSVEDAQLIEEARETTGSGRQMSKEQYGALRRKIGGTYKDFFKSYVEVDGQYVEEGWVDKTCKVCKKDTAGEARQKDKLGRYVHVACLDKKNSGNFFTNLFFR, translated from the exons ATGGGATTCAGAACATTGCCCCTATCATCTTCCCAAAATGGGATCTTCCAACAATCCATAATAGCTCCTAAAACCATGCTCAGACAAAGTTATAGACAGAGTAACACAGTAAGAGTAGTCTCGGCGAAGAAGGAAGACGACGAGGAGCAACCAAAGAAGACAAAGCAATCGTTTTTTACGAGTGTCACCGATGCTTTGGATTTTGCTCAAGCTAGGTCAGTTGAGGATGCTCAGCTTATTGAGGAGGCTAGAGAAACGACTGGCTCAGGCCGTCAGATGAGTAAAGAACAG TATGGAGCTCTTCGGAGGAAAATCGGAGGAACATACAAGGATTTCTTCAAGTCATATGTCGAAG TGGATGGGCAATATGTGGAGGAAGGATGGGTGGACAAAACCTGCAAAGTGTGCAAGAAAGATACAGCAGGTGAAGCAAGGCAAAAGGACAAGCTTGGGAGATATGTTCATGTTGCTTGTCTTGACAAAAAGAATTCTGGCAACTTTTTTACTAATCTCTTCTTCAGATGA
- the LOC110786783 gene encoding proteasome subunit alpha type-4-like, whose protein sequence is MSRRYDSRTTIFSPEGRLYQVEYAMEAIGNAGSAIGILANDGVVLVGEKKVTSKLLQTSTSNEKMYKIDDHVACAVAGIMSDANILINTARVQAQRYTFSYQESMPVEQLVQSLCDTKQGYTQFGGLRPFGVSFLFAGWDKNYGFQLYMSDPSGNYGGWKAMAIGANNQAAQSMLKQDYKDDINREGAVQLALKVLGKTMDSTSLTSEKLELAEVYLLPSGKVKYQVHSPESLNELLAIAGLTQPAAEAS, encoded by the coding sequence ATGTCTCGGAGGTATGATAGCCGAACGACGATATTCTCTCCGGAGGGTCGTCTTTACCAGGTGGAGTACGCCATGGAGGCGATTGGAAATGCTGGAAGTGCCATAGGGATTTTGGCTAATGATGGGGTTGTTTTGGTTGGTGAGAAGAAGGTTACTTCAAAGCTTCTTCAAACCTCTACTTCAAATGAGAAGATGTATAAGATTGATGATCATGTAGCTTGTGCTGTGGCTGGTATTATGTCTGATGCAAACATTCTGATAAACACAGCTCGAGTCCAAGCTCAGCGTTACACTTTTTCGTACCAAGAATCCATGCCTGTTGAGCAGTTAGTCCAGTCCCTTTGTGATACCAAGCAAGGTTATACACAGTTTGGTGGGCTTCGACCTTTTGGTGTTTCCTTTCTGTTTGCTGGGTGGGACAAGAATTATGGGTTTCAGCTTTATATGAGTGACCCGAGTGGAAACTATGGTGGGTGGAAGGCAATGGCAATAGGAGCTAACAATCAGGCTGCACAGTCGATGCTTAAGCAGGACTACAAGGATGATATTAACCGCGAAGGTGCTGTTCAGCTTGCGTTAAAGGTCCTTGGTAAGACAATGGACAGCACAAGTCTTACCTCAGAGAAGCTGGAATTGGCTGAAGTTTATCTTCTGCCTTCTGGGAAAGTCAAGTATCAGGTACACTCTCCAGAATCCTTGAACGAGTTATTGGCTATAGCTGGATTGACTCAACCTGCTGCAGAAGCCTCTTGA